Within Butyrivibrio fibrisolvens, the genomic segment GACGTCCGATGTTGATAGAGTTAGCTGATGAGAACTGGTATCCGGCTTCATCCATCTTAGCTGCAAGCTCATTATCAGTAAAGAGCTTCTTAACTCCCGTCTGAGCATCGTCGAAGTTACCTTCAATACCAACTACGCATGTATTAGCACCTTCCTGAGTCACCATCTGCTTCTCCTGGATAGGGGATACTCCATGCTTGGGATAGAATACGATGATCCTGGTACCCGGAACATCTGCAAAGCCTGCAAGTGCCGCCTTACCTGTATCACCACTTGTAGCAGTCAGGATTACGATCTCATTCTTAACATTGTTCTTCTTGGCAGCCGTTGTCATAAGGTATGGAAGGATGGAAAGAGCCATATCCTTAAATGCAATAGTACGTCCATGGTAGAGCTCGAGGTAATATGCTCCGCCTGCCTGTGTCAAAGGTGCAATCTCTTTAGTATCAAATTTGGAATCATAAGCATGTTCAATGCAATACTTAAGTTCTTCTTCGGTATAGTCAGTGAGCATCAGCTTCATAACTTCATAAGCAGTCTGCTGATAATTCATCTGTGAGATTTCTTTAAGTGTCTTATCAAGATGCGGAATATGATCCGGAACAAAAAGTCCCCCATCCGGTGCAAGGCCGCGAAGCACAGCTTCTGATGCCTTTACTTTAAGATCCGCCCCTCTTGTACTTGAATAAATTACATCTGCCATGGATATTGCCTCCTGTACATGGTAAAATATAGATAACTAAACTTTAATGCACATTGTACCATACATTACTCAAGTTAGGGAACAAGCAATTCAAACAAATAATGTATATTTATACATCAATATTCATTATTTTTCACTAAGAGAGCAACGTTTGAAAGTGTTTCACTTTCAAACCCAAATTGATGTCGCGAGCTCCACCAATTTGAACCATTAGTCACTCGTTTCACTCGCGACATGAGGTTAAGTTTGAAAGTGTTTCACTTTCAAACCCAAATTGGTGCCGCGAGCTCCACCAATTTGAACCATTAGCCACTCGCTTTGCTCGCGACATGAGGTTAAAGTTGAGTATGGAGAATCTGACCACTCTATCCGGCGTACAAACCGCCGTTTACAAGGACGGATCCACCTATTACAGAGCTTCAATCACTCACAAGGGCAAGCACATTGCCCTTGGTTCTTATGACAATCCCATGATGGCACACGCAGCATATCTTGAAGCAAGGGGCATTATCGAGAACTCTGCCTGGGAGCTCAAAGACTGGAAAAAAGATTATGCGCTTTCTTTCCAGAAATGCGTAATACTTGTCAATTTCAGAGATCAGGGAGTATATATAGGAACACCTATATTATTAAAAAAGATTTTTTCCTATACTATCTGTCATATAATGACATTCTGACATTCGATATTGATGATCTGTTCTACTATTCTTCGCACTCTATAATGCGAAGAGGATCACATCTGTTCGTAGCTGACTACGGCAGCCAGATCAGCATATATTCAAGGTATGGTATCCCTCCATACGCAGTGGCAGGGCGCGACTATAGATTCATCAACTCAGATTCCACAGATCTTAGATACCAGAATATAGAGATCATCAACAGATACCGGGGCGTACGTATGTACACTGAGAAGGGTTTTCAGCGTTACAAAGCTGTGATCCATATCAGAAGTTCCTACGTTATAGGCCATTACAACACGGAATACGAAGCAGCGATTGCCTATAATAAAGCCGCTGATATCCTTCTTAAAAAAGGTGTTAAGAAAAAATATGAACTAAACTATATTGAAGATTTAAGTTCCAAGGACTATGCTGATATCTATACGCGTGTTAAAATATCAAAGCGTATACAAAATTATAACGAAATGGAAGTCAGGTAATATGTCAAATAACACAAACACTTCTAAGAGGGACCGCAAGCAGCGTTTCTTTGCTATTATCGCAATGATCATCATAGTAGCAATGCTTGCTTCTCTCCTTCTTGCAGGTCTGACAGGATGCGGCTATCAAGCCGCGTCCTCTTCGGACTATGTCGATAGGACTTCGTTTTATTTTGATACAGTCATAAATGTACGCATCTATGATAAGCAGGACGAAAGCATTCTCGACGGATGCATGGAACTTGCAGCATACTATGACAACCTTCTTTCGGCATCAAAAGAAGATTCTGATATATGGAAGATCAATAATTCTGCGGGCGCACCTGTCAAGGTCAGTCCCGAAACCATCTCCCTTCTTGATACAGCTTTATATTATGCCAAACTTACAGATGGGGCTTTTAACCCGGCTCTTTATAGTGTTATCTCATTGTGGGATTTTACATCTGATGATGAAAAAGATCACGTAGTACCAGGCGATGCAGACATTCAGAAAGCTTTAGAACACACTGATTATAATACTATCGTTGTCGATAAGGATAACTCTATCGTAACGCTTACAGATCCTGATGTTAAGATAGAACTAGGCGCTATTGCCAAAGGCTTTATAGCTGATAAGTTAAAAGAATATCTGGTTCAACAAGGAGTGCGATCTGCCATTATAAATCTAGGTGGCAATGCTCTTCTTGTTGGTTCAAAGCCCGATAACACCTCTTTTACAGTAGGAGTAGAAAAGCCTTTTGGTAATGCAGGCGACTACGTGACTACAGTATCTACTGTAGATAAATCTGTTGTTACTTCAGGCGTCTATGAACGCTACTTCAAAATAGACGATACTATCTATCACCATATATTAGACCCCAAAACCGGCTATCCTGTTAATAATGGCCTTTACAGCGTCACAATACTATCAAGCAATTCGGTAGACGGTGACGCTCTCTCTACAGCCTGCTTCGTACTGGGCCCTTCAAAGGGCATGGAACTAATAGAATCGTTAGACAGCGTAGAAGCAGCCTTTGTATACAGCGACTATTCTATAACCTACAGCTCCGGATTAACTAAATGAAATCAAGCGAAATTGCATAGCTTTCAATATAGTGATAATATGTTTATATAAGCGTTAATATATGCTCGTTACAACGACTATTCTCCGCCGGAGGATTACGATGCGTTTTGTAAAAATAGATAATATGAAAGCAGGCATGCGTCTGGCGAGGCCTGTATACTCCAAAAACGGAATACTTCTATACGATCGTAATTCCAAAATCAATGAATCCGGGATTGCCAGCATTAAAAATTTCGGTCTTATGGGCATGTTTATTCTAGAGCCTGCCGAACCAGTTCCTCCCATGACTCAAGCTGATATAGACTTCGAAAGATTCCAGACTATGAATGTTTATGCCATTAAGCAGGAGCTTGAACTTATAGTATCTAAAGAGACTTTGTCCAAAACTCAGTTCATAGTTGCAGATATAATCCAGAATTACGGTCATCTTGATAGCAAGATTAATTTCAGTCAGGATCTTAGAACCAAAGAAGATCATATATTCAGGCATACTCTTAGCGTTGCTATGCTGTGTGCCATGATAGCCAATAAGCTAAACACCTCTCCCATAGACCAGATGAAAGTTGTAACAGCTGCTGTCATACACGAGCTTGGCAAGATCCTGTTCATTTCGGACAATCCTTCTTTTTCCGGTGAAAGTTCTGATATCCCGGAAGATTATATGACCAAGGGATTTAATCTTATCGAATCTCTATACACAGATAGTCCCGATATCAAGCGTATATGCGTTCAGGCTCATGGAAGTAAACAAAAACCCAATCCAAATGCAGTCCTTGGTGCAAAGATTCTGCTTGTAGCCAACGCCTACGACAGGATGACAGCTATGCAAAATGCAGGCGAACCTGCTTCAGAAGTAACAGCCATCCGCACACTTCTTCATGAGAATGTATATGACAAAAAGATCGTTGATGCCCTTATAGACAGTGTCAACATTCTCTCCTGTGGTATAACAGTTGAACTTAATAACCATGAGAAAGCATTGGTTCTTGCAGAAAATAAAGATGATATATTCAGACCAACAATTCTGACTTTTAAGGATAACACCATTCTGGATCTTGCCGACTGGCATAACAGGGATATAGAGATAACAGATGTCCAGAAGACTATGGACAACAGATACGTATTCGATGTTGCTGCTATAACAAGTTGCGGTCTAAGCACAGACTTCGAAGTAGAGATCCCGGACTTTGTAGAGGCACCTCATATTTTGGAGTGATATACTAAGGCTTCAAACCTAGTCGGTGCCATATCATGGAAATCTCGTCAAGGAAGACAGACCATAAATCTTTGCTACTTTGATAATCATTTTAAATTCATAACATTAACACAAAAACCTCGTTTCCACTACCATAACGGAAACGAGGTTTTTTAATCAGATTTATATTACTTTTTTATCCGATCTTCTCGATTGCTTTCTTCGGACACTTGGATGCGCAAAGTCCGCAATGAGTACACTTGGACTGATCTATACGAGCAAGGTTATTTTCAACTGTGATAGCGCCTACCGGACAGTTCTTTTCACATATATGACATGAGATACATCCAACCTTACAATATTTATTGACTTTCTGACCCGGATCCTGAGACTTACATCTTACAGATTCTGTAGCGCTGTAAGGAATCAGATCTATAAGGCCTCTTGGACATATTTCTATGCACTTGCCGCATGCTTTACAGCTATCCTTGTCTACTACTGCCACTCCATTGACTATATGTATAGCATCAAACTGACATACAGATACGCAGGAGCCGCCGCCAAGACAGCCAAAAGTACATGTCTTAGGACCGCTTCCGGGAAGCTGGTTGATAACGCGGCAATCCATGGCACCTGAATATTCATACTGCCTTGTAGATAGCTCGCAGTCGCCTCCGCAGTGTACGTAAGCAACTTCCCTTTCTGTCTCGCCTGCATCTACTCCCATGATTTCGGATATAAGAGCTGCTACAGGAGCGCCACCTACCGGACACTGATTAACCGGAGCTTCGCCCTTAGCTATAGCAGCAGCACATCCCGAACATCCGGGATATCCGCAGCCGCCGCAGTTGTTGCCTGGTAGAACGTCAAGGACAGCTGCTTCTTTTTCATCTACATCTACGTGAAGCTTGATGTTGGCATAGCCGAGAATCAGACCTATCAGGATTCCGCAGCCCGCAACAACAGCCACCGCGATCAATATTCCATTTAACATAGTTTCTCCTTCCAAGTCGCTCAGCGAAGCACTGAGAATCCTGTGAATGCAATTGCCATAAGTCCTGCCGTAATAACTACAATCGGTGTTCCCTTCCATGATTCAGGAATATCATTGTATTCCATCTTCTCACGAAGTCCTGCCAGAATCGTAATGGAAATAGTAAAGCCGACTGCTGTTGCAAATCCATTCACTATACCCTCGATGATATTGTACTCATTAGTTACGTTAAGAAGTGCAACACCAAGAACAGCACAGTTAGTTGTGATAAGTGGAAGATATACGCCAAGTGCCTCATACAAAGGCTTAACGAATTTCTTAAGGAACATCTCAACAAACTGAACCAGCATCGCTATTATAAGTATGAAAACTATAGTATTAAGATATACCAGATCCAGAGGAACCAGTATGAACTTATACAAAAGTCCGCACACTGCAGATGCAAGTGTTATTACAAATATGATAGCTCCGCCCATTCCGGCAGCACTTGAAACCTTCTTGGATACGCCAAGGAAAGGACACAGTCCAAGGAACTGTGATAATACTACGTTATTGATCAGGGAGGACATGATCAGTATGCCTATAAGCTGACTTACTACATTCATTTGTCATCTTCCTCCTTTTTATCTTCTTTATTGTCTTCTGCTTTAGACTCTTCTTTAGAAGCTTCTTTCTTGTCATCCTTCTTGGAAGGAATCTCCATATCTACATTCATGCATCCGCCGCTTTTATACTTGGACACATCCTTGCCCTTCTCGGCACGCTTTCTGTTGATCCTGTTCATGGTAGCCATAAGAGTTCCAAGTACCAGGAATGCGCCTGCCTGAAGTACGAAGATACTGATCGGAGTATACATTCCAAAGAATGTACCAACAGGTCCGGGAACAACTGTTCCTTCGCCAAGGAGCTGAATACCAAAAGCTGTTCCTGCGCCGATAAGCTCACGTACAAGACCTATGATGGTGATAGAACATGTGAAACCAAGTCCCATTCCAAGTCCGTCAAAAAGAGCCGGTACAGCGCCGTGTTTGCTGGCATATGACTCTGCACGTCCGAAGATGATACAGTTAACAACGATAAGCGGGATATATACGCCAAGTGCTTCGTTGAGAGCAGGAAGATATGCCTGCATCAAAAGGTCTACCAGTGTAACAAACGAAGCGATGACTACAATAAATGATGGAATTCTAACTGTATCCGGAATGACTTTTCTAAGCAGTGATATTACCAGATTAGAAAGAGCCAGAACGAAAGTAGTTGCAAGACCCATTGACAGACCATTGATGGCAGATGTTGTAACGGCAAGTGTAGGACACATACCAAGTACAAGAACTGTCGTAGGATTTTCTACAACTATACCATTTAAAAATCTCTCAAGCGGTGTGTCTGCAGGAAGCCCGAGAGCGCCTTTTCTTTTTTCACTCATCTTACTGACCTCCTTCCAGAACGTTTGTATAGTACAGAAGGCCGGCATTTACACCATTGGTAACTGCTTTGGAAGTGATAGTGGCACCTGATATAGCTTCGATGGAGGTGTCATTAAGACTTGACTTGCCTGTTCCGTCCTTAACAACCGAATATGTTACTGTTGCATCGATTCCGCCGTCAACAGAATACTGAGGAACCAATACCTTCTCAGCATTCATACCAAGACCAGGAGTCTCGCTGATGGATATAAGAGAGATTCCATTGAGTACTCCATCTGTTGTAATACCCATAGAGAACTCGATATCATCGTTATATCCCTTGGATGTTATCTGAACGATATATCCAATAACATTGCCGCTTCCATCATAAGCCTCTATGACGGATTCAATCGTAACACCTGAATAATCTGCTGATGTACCTAAGACTTCACTAGCCTTTGAGCTATCAACGATATTGTCCTGTCCAAAAGAACTTGCGCTTGCAAATACTGCCTTATTGGCCTTCTCAACCTTAAGAGCATTCTGGTAAGCGATAGGTTCCTTGGTGATCTGATATACAAGCCCTAATAAGACTCCTGCAATGAGTGTGATCACGAAGAGGATAAGGGCATTTTTGATCATTTCACCGGTCTCATTTTTCTTAAGATCGGCTGTCTGTTCATTACTCATGCTTTTGCCTCCTTCTTGCGTGATTTTTTCGGAATACCGAAAGCTCTTGGAAGTGTCCATCTCTCGATAAGCGGAACCAAGAGATTTCCAATGATGATAGCATAGGATACGCCCTCTGCACCTGATCCAAAGATACGGAATATTCCGGTAAGAAGTCCCAGAACTATACCATAAATATATTTTCCCACATTAGTGATAGGACTCGTTACATAGTCGGTAGCCATGAAGAAAGCTCCAAGCATAAGTCCGCCACCTGCAAGCTGTGCAGAAAGGTATGCAGGATTCCATCCACGTCCGCCGAAGATCATTACGAAGATAGCAAAAGAAACGATGTATGATCCGGGAATTCTAAGATCGATGACGCCTGCCATGATAAGTACACAAGCACCTATTACGATTGCGATCATAGAAGTCTCACCGATAACACCGCCTGTGAAACCTTCGATCATCTTCATTACGTCAACTTCCTCGCCTGCCTTAAGAGCTGCAAGAGGTGTTGCACCTGTATAAGTATCTGTAACGAAATCTGTCATAAGTCTGGGAAAAGATATTACGAGAAAACATCTTGCACCCAGAGCCGGGTTCATAAAGTTCTGTCCAAGTCCTCCAAAGAGCTCTTTGACTACTACAATGGCGAAGATACCGCCGATTATAGGAAGCCAGAAAGGAGCTGTACTTGGAATGTTAAGACCTATAAGAAGACCGGTTACAACTGCAGAAAGGTCTCCTATAGTGTTAGGCTTGTGCATAAGTTTCTCATATACATACTCAGTGATAACTGTTGTAGCTATAGATAATAATATGAGAACAAGTGCATACAGGCCAAAGTTAAATACGCCAAACGCAGCCGGAATACATAGTCCTATGATCACCCAAAGCATAATATTGGTGGTCGTAGAGCCACTCCTGACATGCGGATTGGACGACACATTTCTAAATTCGCTCATATTGTCCTCCCCTTATTTCTTCTTGCGATTAGCAAGCTGTATTTTACGCATGCCTTTGATAAGCTGTGTCAAGTGACGATGTGCCGGACAGATAAATGAGCAGCATCCACATTCGCAGCATTCCATGCCGTATTCCTTAAGGAATCTCTCTGTCTGTCCATGCTCTACAGCATCAGCAAGATTCTTGGGAATAAGCTGTTCAGGACAAGCCTCTACACAGCGAGCACAGTTAATGCATGCTGTAGGCTCCATAGCAGAAACAGCATCTTCTGTAAGACATGTAAGAGCTGATGCAGTCTTGGTTGTAGGAACTTCGGTATCCCATACAGCAAAGCCCATCATAGGTCCGCCTGAGATGATCTTCTGAGGTGTCTTATAGAATCCACCTGCATCATCCAAAAGTTCCTGATAGCTTGTACCGATCCTGACTTTATAGTTACAAGGATCCTTGATCGCATCACCTGTAATGGTTACGATCCTCTCCATCAGAGGTCTTCCTTCTGTTACAGCTCGATATATAGCACAGAGTGTATCAGTATTATCAACGATACATCCCGCATCTGCAGGAAGCATAGATGAGTTGATACTTCTGCCTGTACATGCATATATCAGCATACGCTCAGCGCCCTGAGGATACTTGGTCTGGAGCTGCTTAACCTCAATCTTGGGTTCATCTTTAGTAAGCTCACGGAGCTTCTTGATAGCCTCAGGCTTATTATCTTCAACCGCAAGGATACCTCTTGCATTAGGGAAAAGAGATACAGCAATCTTAAGACCACCAATAATAAGCTCAGGTTCTTCGATCATACGACGATAATCTGAGGTAAGATAAGGCTCACACTCTGAGCAGTTAGCTATTACGTATTCGATTTTATCGGGTTCTTTAGGGGATAATTTGACAGCGGTTGGGAATCCCGCACCGCCCATTCCGACAACCCCGGCCTCTCTGACAGCAGCTACTATCTCTTCGCTGGTCATCTCCTCCCACGGTTTTACTTCAGGCCATTCAACTTCTTCATAGAGTCCATCGTTCTCAACGATGATACTGTTGCACATTCCGCCGGTCGCAAGTCTTCTAGGCTCAATCGCCTTAACGGTTCCGGATACTGTCGCATA encodes:
- the rsxE gene encoding electron transport complex subunit RsxE; this translates as MSEKRKGALGLPADTPLERFLNGIVVENPTTVLVLGMCPTLAVTTSAINGLSMGLATTFVLALSNLVISLLRKVIPDTVRIPSFIVVIASFVTLVDLLMQAYLPALNEALGVYIPLIVVNCIIFGRAESYASKHGAVPALFDGLGMGLGFTCSITIIGLVRELIGAGTAFGIQLLGEGTVVPGPVGTFFGMYTPISIFVLQAGAFLVLGTLMATMNRINRKRAEKGKDVSKYKSGGCMNVDMEIPSKKDDKKEASKEESKAEDNKEDKKEEDDK
- a CDS encoding RnfABCDGE type electron transport complex subunit D, which translates into the protein MSEFRNVSSNPHVRSGSTTTNIMLWVIIGLCIPAAFGVFNFGLYALVLILLSIATTVITEYVYEKLMHKPNTIGDLSAVVTGLLIGLNIPSTAPFWLPIIGGIFAIVVVKELFGGLGQNFMNPALGARCFLVISFPRLMTDFVTDTYTGATPLAALKAGEEVDVMKMIEGFTGGVIGETSMIAIVIGACVLIMAGVIDLRIPGSYIVSFAIFVMIFGGRGWNPAYLSAQLAGGGLMLGAFFMATDYVTSPITNVGKYIYGIVLGLLTGIFRIFGSGAEGVSYAIIIGNLLVPLIERWTLPRAFGIPKKSRKKEAKA
- a CDS encoding RnfABCDGE type electron transport complex subunit B; the encoded protein is MLNGILIAVAVVAGCGILIGLILGYANIKLHVDVDEKEAAVLDVLPGNNCGGCGYPGCSGCAAAIAKGEAPVNQCPVGGAPVAALISEIMGVDAGETEREVAYVHCGGDCELSTRQYEYSGAMDCRVINQLPGSGPKTCTFGCLGGGSCVSVCQFDAIHIVNGVAVVDKDSCKACGKCIEICPRGLIDLIPYSATESVRCKSQDPGQKVNKYCKVGCISCHICEKNCPVGAITVENNLARIDQSKCTHCGLCASKCPKKAIEKIG
- a CDS encoding FAD:protein FMN transferase, with translation MSNNTNTSKRDRKQRFFAIIAMIIIVAMLASLLLAGLTGCGYQAASSSDYVDRTSFYFDTVINVRIYDKQDESILDGCMELAAYYDNLLSASKEDSDIWKINNSAGAPVKVSPETISLLDTALYYAKLTDGAFNPALYSVISLWDFTSDDEKDHVVPGDADIQKALEHTDYNTIVVDKDNSIVTLTDPDVKIELGAIAKGFIADKLKEYLVQQGVRSAIINLGGNALLVGSKPDNTSFTVGVEKPFGNAGDYVTTVSTVDKSVVTSGVYERYFKIDDTIYHHILDPKTGYPVNNGLYSVTILSSNSVDGDALSTACFVLGPSKGMELIESLDSVEAAFVYSDYSITYSSGLTK
- a CDS encoding HD domain-containing protein, whose product is MRFVKIDNMKAGMRLARPVYSKNGILLYDRNSKINESGIASIKNFGLMGMFILEPAEPVPPMTQADIDFERFQTMNVYAIKQELELIVSKETLSKTQFIVADIIQNYGHLDSKINFSQDLRTKEDHIFRHTLSVAMLCAMIANKLNTSPIDQMKVVTAAVIHELGKILFISDNPSFSGESSDIPEDYMTKGFNLIESLYTDSPDIKRICVQAHGSKQKPNPNAVLGAKILLVANAYDRMTAMQNAGEPASEVTAIRTLLHENVYDKKIVDALIDSVNILSCGITVELNNHEKALVLAENKDDIFRPTILTFKDNTILDLADWHNRDIEITDVQKTMDNRYVFDVAAITSCGLSTDFEVEIPDFVEAPHILE
- a CDS encoding FMN-binding protein, producing MSNEQTADLKKNETGEMIKNALILFVITLIAGVLLGLVYQITKEPIAYQNALKVEKANKAVFASASSFGQDNIVDSSKASEVLGTSADYSGVTIESVIEAYDGSGNVIGYIVQITSKGYNDDIEFSMGITTDGVLNGISLISISETPGLGMNAEKVLVPQYSVDGGIDATVTYSVVKDGTGKSSLNDTSIEAISGATITSKAVTNGVNAGLLYYTNVLEGGQ
- a CDS encoding electron transport complex protein RnfA, producing MNVVSQLIGILIMSSLINNVVLSQFLGLCPFLGVSKKVSSAAGMGGAIIFVITLASAVCGLLYKFILVPLDLVYLNTIVFILIIAMLVQFVEMFLKKFVKPLYEALGVYLPLITTNCAVLGVALLNVTNEYNIIEGIVNGFATAVGFTISITILAGLREKMEYNDIPESWKGTPIVVITAGLMAIAFTGFSVLR